A window of Nitrososphaerales archaeon contains these coding sequences:
- a CDS encoding DEAD/DEAH box helicase, translating into MRFDELQLPPELLSFIARKGFAELYPPQEEAVKAGLLAGKNLVVSSPTACYDGKTEVLTRTGWKSFKDVDSNEEVLSMNPKTFGMEYVKAIGKVGYPYTGVMVHVEGKEIDFRVTANHNMFVCREDERKARNPLSSRPNGRQPARFEFRPAWEIHRNWKFKTDGIWEGRASRYFELPPMEVRGRYPRSQRPLPTLRIPMKQFLNFLGWYLAEGSTKHGHGDYEVTLCQRKDPRRAREALAKLGIARVYTTGSERHRHFSISSPQLARYLSQFGRTFEKFVPDFVKELTSDEIRVFLDSYHRGDGHVGRDGSSPVFNTTSRRLADDVQELLLKVGISSSVRFGGLSPSHRMPDGHTIKSKHPDFEIAGRRYSEHGIDYRKPSKPSFENTKNETVYCLTLPKYHLLYVRRNGKALWCGNSGKTLTAILAAFVKVKVEGRKVVYLAPLRALASEKYAEFSELSEFGIRTAISTGDYDLSGESLGRADIIVLTNERFDSIMRHRVSWLHSVGLFIADEVHLAGNDSRGPTLEMILTKVMHLGLDAQLLSLSATISNAKLIGEWLNSRPIELDWRPVPLRQGVFDYGKVVFTDGEERPVTRSTYGTAIDVAMDTVKGGGQSLVFAGTRRRAVSLATKAAEVTQRFLDDDEKRALSEASRRILTSGEETSLSRLLAEIVAKGAAFHHAGLEAEHRRIVEDYYRARSLKVIAATPTLALGVNLPARRVVIADVSRYDVERGGNSDISVLEYRQMAGRAGRPQYDDHGETVLVPPPSQPARQVLEHYASALPEPIESRLSDESAMRIHTLATVATSAGLSKKEIQGLFGRTLLAFQIGEERVGRLIESALGYLLSERLVESRGNIFLATDFGRKVSILYIDPVTGVQFRETLRKTQPGSDHTAGFLYTLANCPDFEPKFPLRSKDYDAALAFMEEHAAELAARPSRTSFAEFDEVLQGSRTVMALYGWIEEWREEQLLTRLGVEPGDMHRAVDNADWLLHSMAELAKLFKRDESGREVERLRRRVESGVAAELIELTALQGVGRVRARSLYSAGFRTLEDLKEAPADRLALVEKVGTAVARRIKEQVSRL; encoded by the coding sequence CCAACTACCACCTGAGCTCCTCTCTTTCATAGCGCGTAAGGGCTTCGCCGAACTCTACCCTCCGCAGGAGGAGGCCGTGAAAGCCGGCCTGCTCGCGGGGAAGAACCTGGTCGTATCGAGTCCGACAGCCTGCTATGACGGGAAGACAGAAGTGCTCACTAGAACGGGATGGAAGTCATTCAAGGACGTGGACTCGAATGAAGAAGTCCTGTCCATGAATCCGAAGACATTCGGAATGGAGTATGTCAAGGCGATTGGCAAAGTCGGATACCCGTACACAGGAGTAATGGTGCATGTTGAGGGGAAAGAGATCGACTTCAGAGTTACTGCGAATCACAACATGTTCGTATGCCGCGAAGATGAGAGGAAAGCCAGAAACCCGTTATCGTCTCGACCCAATGGGCGACAACCGGCAAGGTTCGAGTTCCGCCCAGCTTGGGAAATCCACAGAAACTGGAAATTCAAGACCGATGGCATTTGGGAGGGGAGAGCGAGTAGATACTTCGAACTTCCTCCAATGGAGGTTCGTGGGAGATATCCTCGGTCACAAAGGCCCCTCCCAACACTCAGGATTCCAATGAAGCAATTTCTGAATTTCCTCGGTTGGTACTTGGCGGAAGGCAGCACAAAGCATGGTCATGGTGATTACGAAGTGACACTGTGCCAGAGAAAGGACCCCCGCCGCGCAAGGGAAGCACTTGCGAAACTTGGCATCGCTAGGGTTTACACAACTGGGTCGGAGCGTCATCGGCATTTCAGCATCAGCAGTCCTCAACTAGCGCGATACCTTTCTCAATTTGGCAGGACTTTCGAGAAGTTTGTTCCCGACTTTGTGAAGGAACTCACTTCAGATGAGATAAGAGTGTTTCTTGATTCATACCATCGCGGAGACGGGCATGTAGGGAGGGACGGGTCGAGTCCGGTATTCAACACCACCTCTAGGCGCTTGGCTGACGATGTCCAAGAATTGTTGCTGAAGGTGGGGATAAGCAGTTCGGTGAGGTTCGGAGGCCTATCGCCATCTCACAGAATGCCAGACGGGCACACCATCAAGTCAAAGCATCCAGACTTTGAGATCGCAGGTAGGCGATATTCGGAGCACGGAATCGACTACAGGAAACCGAGCAAACCATCCTTTGAGAACACCAAGAACGAGACGGTCTACTGCCTGACCCTCCCGAAATATCATCTCCTGTATGTGAGAAGGAATGGAAAGGCATTATGGTGTGGTAATTCAGGCAAGACCCTCACAGCAATCTTGGCCGCCTTCGTGAAGGTGAAGGTCGAGGGCAGGAAGGTCGTCTACCTCGCGCCACTGAGGGCGCTGGCGTCAGAGAAGTACGCGGAGTTCTCCGAGCTTTCCGAGTTCGGGATAAGGACTGCGATCTCTACGGGTGACTACGACTTGAGCGGTGAGTCACTGGGTCGGGCCGACATCATAGTGCTGACCAACGAGCGCTTCGACTCGATAATGAGGCACAGGGTGAGCTGGCTGCACTCCGTGGGGCTCTTCATCGCGGATGAGGTCCACCTAGCCGGGAATGACTCGCGCGGCCCGACGCTCGAGATGATTCTCACGAAGGTCATGCACCTCGGGCTCGACGCTCAGCTTCTTTCGCTCTCCGCGACCATAAGCAACGCGAAGTTGATCGGGGAGTGGCTGAACTCGAGGCCCATCGAGCTCGACTGGAGACCAGTGCCGCTCAGACAGGGCGTCTTCGACTACGGCAAGGTCGTGTTCACCGACGGGGAGGAGAGGCCGGTGACACGGTCCACCTACGGGACGGCCATCGACGTGGCCATGGACACGGTGAAGGGAGGTGGGCAGTCCCTAGTCTTCGCGGGGACGAGGAGGAGGGCCGTCAGCCTGGCAACGAAGGCGGCGGAGGTCACACAGAGGTTCTTGGACGATGACGAGAAGCGTGCACTGTCGGAGGCGTCCAGAAGGATACTGACATCGGGCGAGGAGACGAGCCTCAGCAGGCTTCTTGCTGAGATCGTAGCCAAGGGGGCCGCCTTCCATCACGCTGGACTCGAGGCGGAGCACAGGCGCATAGTCGAGGACTATTACAGGGCGAGATCGCTCAAGGTGATAGCCGCGACTCCGACACTCGCGCTCGGTGTGAATCTGCCAGCGAGGCGTGTCGTCATAGCCGACGTCAGTAGGTACGATGTCGAGCGCGGCGGCAACTCGGACATATCAGTGCTGGAATACAGGCAGATGGCTGGCAGGGCGGGGAGACCTCAGTATGACGACCACGGCGAGACGGTCCTAGTGCCGCCCCCGTCTCAGCCTGCGAGGCAGGTGCTGGAGCACTACGCGTCGGCGCTGCCCGAGCCAATCGAGTCGAGGCTGTCGGACGAGTCGGCGATGAGGATACACACCTTGGCGACTGTCGCGACTTCAGCCGGTCTCTCCAAGAAGGAGATTCAGGGACTTTTCGGGAGGACCCTTCTGGCATTCCAAATAGGTGAAGAGCGGGTCGGCAGGCTGATCGAGTCTGCTCTCGGTTATCTCCTGAGCGAGAGGCTGGTCGAATCGAGAGGGAACATCTTCCTAGCCACGGACTTCGGCAGGAAGGTCTCCATACTATACATCGACCCTGTCACAGGTGTTCAGTTCCGCGAGACGCTGAGGAAGACACAGCCTGGCAGCGACCACACAGCTGGGTTCCTCTACACGCTCGCAAACTGCCCAGACTTCGAGCCGAAGTTCCCCCTGAGGAGCAAGGACTACGACGCTGCCCTGGCGTTCATGGAGGAGCACGCGGCCGAGCTGGCTGCGAGGCCGAGCCGCACCTCGTTCGCCGAGTTCGACGAGGTTCTTCAGGGAAGCAGGACCGTAATGGCGCTCTATGGGTGGATCGAGGAGTGGAGAGAGGAGCAGCTGCTGACGAGGTTGGGAGTGGAGCCTGGCGACATGCATAGGGCCGTGGACAACGCGGACTGGCTCCTCCACAGCATGGCAGAGCTGGCGAAGCTGTTCAAGAGAGACGAGTCTGGCAGGGAGGTGGAGCGGCTGCGGAGGAGGGTGGAGAGCGGAGTGGCAGCGGAGCTTATCGAGCTGACCGCCCTGCAGGGCGTTGGCAGGGTCAGGGCGAGGTCTTTGTACTCTGCAGGGTTCAGGACGTTGGAGGACC